A genomic region of Acidimicrobiia bacterium contains the following coding sequences:
- a CDS encoding 1,4-dihydroxy-2-naphthoate polyprenyltransferase, translating to MSPGAAAPAPARLWLLGARPRTLGAAVAPVLLGTAAGSAAAGRLLVARALLALLVAVALQVGVNYANDYSDGVRGADADRVGPMRLTASGAVPAPAVRRAALAAFAVAAVAGLALSLVADPWLLLVGAAALAAGP from the coding sequence GTGAGCCCCGGCGCCGCCGCGCCCGCGCCGGCTCGGCTCTGGCTGCTCGGCGCCCGGCCCCGCACGCTCGGGGCCGCCGTCGCGCCGGTGCTGCTCGGGACCGCGGCCGGCTCCGCCGCCGCCGGGCGGCTGCTCGTCGCTCGGGCGCTGCTCGCCCTCCTCGTCGCGGTGGCGCTCCAGGTCGGCGTGAACTACGCCAACGACTACTCCGACGGCGTCCGGGGCGCGGACGCGGACCGGGTCGGGCCCATGCGGCTCACCGCCAGCGGCGCGGTCCCGGCCCCCGCGGTGCGGCGCGCCGCCCTGGCCGCGTTCGCGGTGGCCGCCGTCGCCGGCCTCGCCCTCTCGCTCGTCGCCGACCCGTGGCTGCTGCTCGTCGGCGCCGCCGCCCTCGCCGCCGGGCC
- the menB gene encoding 1,4-dihydroxy-2-naphthoyl-CoA synthase, whose protein sequence is MAPTIRAGAEWKPADGVDGDVRYETAELDGGSVAKVTICRPEVRNAFRPRTLDELQAAFERARNDPAVGVVILTGEGTEAFCSGGDQRIRGDDGYMGDDGVGRLNVLDLQVQIRRLPKPVVAMVAGYAIGGGHVLHLVCDLTVAADNARFGQTGPRVGSFDGGYGSGLLARTVGQKKAREIWFLCEQYDADEAARLGLVNAVVPLEELEEHTIAWCQRMLQHSPLALRMLKASLNAADDGLAGIQQLAGDATLLYYLSEEAQEGKRAFLEKRRPAFDRFPHRP, encoded by the coding sequence ATGGCGCCCACCATCCGGGCCGGAGCCGAGTGGAAGCCCGCCGACGGCGTCGACGGCGACGTGCGGTACGAGACCGCCGAGCTCGACGGGGGCTCGGTGGCGAAGGTCACGATCTGTCGGCCCGAGGTCCGCAACGCCTTCCGCCCGCGCACCCTCGACGAGCTGCAGGCGGCGTTCGAGCGGGCGCGCAACGACCCCGCCGTCGGCGTCGTGATCCTCACCGGCGAGGGGACCGAGGCCTTCTGCAGCGGCGGCGACCAGCGGATCCGCGGCGACGACGGCTACATGGGCGACGACGGCGTCGGTCGCCTGAACGTTCTCGACCTCCAGGTCCAGATCCGGCGGCTCCCGAAGCCGGTGGTAGCGATGGTCGCCGGCTACGCGATCGGCGGCGGCCACGTGCTCCACCTCGTGTGCGACCTCACCGTGGCCGCCGACAACGCCCGCTTCGGGCAGACCGGGCCCCGGGTCGGCTCCTTCGACGGCGGCTACGGGTCCGGGCTGCTGGCCCGGACCGTCGGCCAGAAGAAGGCGCGGGAGATCTGGTTCCTCTGCGAGCAGTACGACGCCGACGAGGCCGCCCGGCTCGGGCTCGTGAACGCGGTCGTCCCGCTCGAGGAGCTCGAGGAGCACACCATCGCGTGGTGCCAGCGGATGCTCCAGCACAGCCCGCTGGCGCTCCGCATGCTGAAGGCCTCGCTGAACGCCGCCGACGACGGCCTCGCCGGCATCCAGCAGCTCGCCGGCGACGCCACCCTCCTCTACTACCTGAGCGAGGAGGCCCAGGAGGGCAAGCGGGCCTTCCTCGAGAAGCGCCGTCCCGCCTTCGACCGGTTCCCGCACCGCCCGTGA
- a CDS encoding fatty acid--CoA ligase family protein, with the protein MTRLLAVLRPRPEAARAVLEAWDRDDAVAVLDPEAPGPVLADTLTRLRPTHVLDEGGVRPEPAGVPPADDVRAVVLTSGTTGAPKAVELTDAGLAAVGAGCNAALVVERDDRWLLCLPLHHVAGLAILARARAGGQEVVVHPSFDPGAVATAPRAAAATLVSVVPTMLRRLLDTGAPLSEYRRVVVGGQPFPAPLRARAVAAGAAVVDAYGLSETAGGMLFDGNPIAGAAVDLDGDDEIRVQGPMVMRGYRFDADATRAVLDADGWLRTGDVGRRDETGAVHVVDRRRDLVITGGVNVSPTAVEHVLAEHPDVADVGVAGVPDEQWGERLVAFVVAVPGGRPPDVERLRAFARDRLRPAELPRQVVVVDAIPRTPGGKVQRRQLGAPG; encoded by the coding sequence GTGACCCGCCTCCTCGCCGTCCTCCGGCCCCGACCGGAGGCGGCGCGGGCGGTCCTCGAGGCCTGGGACCGCGACGACGCCGTCGCCGTTCTCGACCCCGAGGCGCCGGGGCCGGTCCTGGCCGACACGCTCACCCGGCTGCGCCCGACCCACGTCCTCGACGAGGGCGGCGTCCGCCCCGAGCCCGCCGGCGTCCCGCCCGCCGACGACGTCCGGGCCGTGGTCCTCACCTCGGGCACCACCGGCGCGCCGAAGGCCGTCGAGCTGACGGACGCCGGCCTGGCGGCGGTGGGCGCCGGCTGCAACGCGGCGCTGGTGGTCGAGCGAGACGACCGGTGGCTCCTGTGCCTGCCGCTCCACCACGTCGCCGGCCTCGCCATCCTGGCCCGCGCCCGCGCCGGCGGCCAGGAGGTGGTGGTGCACCCGTCGTTCGACCCCGGCGCGGTCGCGACCGCGCCCCGAGCGGCGGCGGCGACGCTCGTGTCCGTGGTCCCCACCATGCTGCGCCGGCTGCTCGACACCGGCGCGCCGCTCTCGGAGTATCGCCGCGTCGTCGTCGGCGGGCAGCCGTTCCCCGCGCCGCTGCGCGCCCGGGCCGTCGCCGCGGGCGCCGCGGTCGTCGACGCCTACGGGCTCAGCGAGACCGCCGGCGGCATGCTGTTCGACGGCAACCCGATCGCGGGTGCAGCCGTGGACCTGGACGGCGACGACGAGATCCGCGTGCAGGGCCCGATGGTGATGCGCGGCTACCGCTTCGACGCCGACGCGACCCGCGCCGTGCTCGACGCCGACGGGTGGTTGCGCACCGGCGACGTCGGGCGACGGGACGAGACGGGCGCCGTGCACGTCGTCGACCGCCGCCGCGACCTCGTGATCACCGGCGGCGTGAACGTCAGCCCGACCGCGGTCGAGCACGTGCTCGCCGAGCACCCCGACGTCGCCGACGTCGGGGTGGCCGGGGTCCCCGACGAGCAGTGGGGCGAGCGGCTCGTCGCGTTCGTGGTCGCCGTGCCCGGCGGCCGCCCGCCGGACGTCGAGCGGCTGCGCGCGTTCGCGCGGGACCGGCTGCGGCCCGCCGAGCTGCCGCGACAGGTGGTCGTCGTCGACGCCATACCGCGCACGCCCGGCGGGAAGGTCCAGCGGCGACAGCTGGGGGCGCCCGGCTGA
- the ligD gene encoding non-homologous end-joining DNA ligase, translating into MARDRLAPYRAKRNFERTPEPGAEAPTPARADEPRFVVQEHHARRLHWDLRLEHDGVLWSWAVPRGIPARNRPNHLAVRTEDHPLEYLTFEGQIPAGQYGAGSMTIWDRGTYEPEKVRDDELIVTFHGGRVHGKYALFRTRDDQWMLHRMSPPDDPARAEPPSTLAPMLATAGELPCDDDGWAYEMKWDGMRVLAWVEGGRARLTSRNGNDVTDRFPEVRGLGEAMGSIEAVLDGELVALDDAGRPRFERLQPRIHLSSTAKARQLAAQSPVVVMLFDLLWLEGHPTMDRPYRERRELLERLELAGPAWQTPPTHYGDGAAVRRTATELGLEGVVAKRVDSPYLPGQRSPAWRKVKVTAGQELVVGGWLPGNGRLAGRLGSLLVGYFDDDGALRYAGRVGSGIDESTRDALEAALAGRRRDASPFDATPRLPDPVWVEPEVVVDVGFAEWTSAGSLRAPRFRGIRTDTDARDVVREGGR; encoded by the coding sequence GTGGCTCGCGACCGGCTCGCCCCGTACCGGGCCAAGCGGAACTTCGAGCGGACGCCCGAGCCCGGCGCCGAAGCGCCGACGCCGGCGCGCGCCGACGAGCCGCGGTTCGTCGTGCAGGAGCACCACGCCCGCCGCCTGCACTGGGACCTGCGCCTCGAGCACGACGGCGTGCTGTGGTCCTGGGCCGTGCCGCGGGGTATCCCGGCCCGGAACCGACCCAACCACCTGGCCGTGCGGACCGAGGACCACCCGCTCGAGTACCTGACCTTCGAAGGGCAGATCCCGGCCGGCCAGTACGGCGCCGGGTCGATGACGATCTGGGACCGCGGCACCTACGAGCCGGAGAAGGTCCGCGACGACGAGCTGATCGTCACCTTCCACGGCGGCCGCGTGCACGGCAAGTACGCGCTGTTCCGGACCCGCGACGACCAGTGGATGCTCCACCGCATGAGCCCACCCGACGACCCGGCGCGCGCCGAGCCGCCCTCGACGCTCGCCCCGATGCTCGCCACCGCCGGCGAGCTGCCCTGCGACGACGACGGGTGGGCGTACGAGATGAAGTGGGACGGCATGCGGGTCCTGGCCTGGGTGGAGGGGGGCCGGGCGCGGCTCACGTCGCGGAACGGCAACGACGTCACCGACCGGTTCCCCGAGGTGCGCGGCCTCGGCGAGGCGATGGGGTCCATCGAGGCCGTGCTCGACGGGGAGCTCGTCGCCCTCGACGACGCCGGCCGGCCCCGCTTCGAGCGGCTCCAGCCCCGCATCCACTTGTCGTCAACGGCGAAGGCGCGCCAGCTCGCGGCGCAGTCGCCGGTGGTCGTGATGCTCTTCGACCTGCTGTGGCTCGAAGGGCACCCGACGATGGACCGCCCCTACCGCGAGCGCCGGGAGCTCCTCGAGCGGCTGGAGCTCGCCGGGCCCGCCTGGCAGACCCCGCCGACCCATTACGGGGACGGCGCCGCCGTGCGCCGGACCGCGACCGAGCTCGGCCTCGAGGGGGTCGTCGCCAAGCGCGTCGACAGCCCCTACCTCCCCGGGCAGCGCTCGCCGGCGTGGCGCAAGGTGAAGGTGACCGCGGGGCAGGAGCTCGTGGTGGGCGGCTGGCTGCCGGGCAACGGTCGGCTCGCGGGCCGGCTGGGCTCGCTGCTCGTCGGGTACTTCGACGACGACGGCGCCCTCCGCTACGCGGGGCGGGTCGGCTCCGGCATCGACGAGTCGACGCGGGACGCCCTCGAGGCGGCGCTCGCGGGGCGGCGCCGCGACGCGTCGCCGTTCGACGCCACGCCCCGCCTGCCCGACCCGGTCTGGGTCGAGCCCGAGGTCGTGGTCGACGTGGGCTTCGCCGAGTGGACCTCGGCGGGGTCGCTGCGGGCGCCGCGGTTCCGGGGGATCCGCACCGACACGGACGCCCGCGACGTGGTCCGCGAGGGCGGGCGCTGA
- a CDS encoding twin-arginine translocation signal domain-containing protein, giving the protein MNEPSKGVAWGNWLVSRLSGLLDAKLTRRSFIARTTLAGSAVAAGGVAVLGCQPSPYQSIVGCPPGTLCTDGYTEFCCVINGGVNACPPGTLPAGWWRADSSQFCYGAPRYYIDCNEACCSPNIGNSFFCGGCSPCRCATDCNTRRIWCNYFRYGQCNTGILYVGPIACRMVSCVPPYFMNIGCDLSGAVDNATADHSAWCATYPPAPPTTTTTVPFVTTAGG; this is encoded by the coding sequence ATGAACGAACCCAGCAAGGGCGTCGCCTGGGGCAACTGGCTCGTGTCGAGGCTGAGCGGGCTGCTCGACGCCAAGCTCACGCGCCGGAGCTTCATCGCCCGCACCACCCTCGCCGGCTCCGCCGTCGCCGCCGGCGGCGTCGCCGTGCTCGGCTGCCAGCCGTCCCCGTACCAGTCGATCGTCGGGTGCCCGCCGGGGACCCTGTGCACCGACGGCTACACCGAGTTCTGCTGCGTCATCAACGGCGGCGTCAACGCCTGCCCGCCGGGCACGCTCCCGGCCGGGTGGTGGCGGGCCGACAGCAGCCAGTTCTGCTACGGCGCCCCCCGCTACTACATCGACTGCAACGAGGCGTGCTGCAGCCCGAACATCGGCAACAGCTTCTTCTGCGGCGGCTGCTCGCCGTGTCGCTGCGCCACCGACTGCAACACGCGTCGGATCTGGTGCAACTACTTCCGGTACGGGCAGTGCAACACCGGGATCCTGTACGTCGGGCCGATCGCGTGCCGGATGGTCAGCTGCGTCCCGCCCTACTTCATGAACATCGGCTGCGACCTGTCGGGCGCGGTCGACAACGCCACCGCGGACCACTCCGCGTGGTGCGCGACGTACCCGCCGGCGCCGCCGACGACGACCACGACCGTGCCCTTCGTGACCACCGCCGGCGGGTGA
- a CDS encoding MauE/DoxX family redox-associated membrane protein, giving the protein MMTLAAGPFAIAALLLAVGGASKARHPADTANAVRAAGLPGTPALVRVGGGAEAAVGVAALVAGDRATAILVAVSYAVFALFVGVALRRGTPLASCGCFGKADTPPTVLHAVLNLGAVAAAVAVALDPGAGLGDVVGTQPLAGVPYLALVGCGAGFAYLALSSLPQLLLLVHPREGSA; this is encoded by the coding sequence ATGATGACCCTCGCCGCCGGCCCGTTCGCGATCGCGGCCTTGCTCCTCGCGGTCGGCGGCGCGTCGAAGGCCCGCCACCCGGCCGACACCGCCAACGCCGTGCGGGCGGCCGGGCTCCCCGGGACGCCGGCGCTGGTGCGGGTCGGCGGGGGAGCAGAAGCCGCCGTGGGCGTGGCCGCGCTCGTCGCCGGCGACCGCGCCACTGCGATCCTCGTCGCCGTCTCCTACGCCGTCTTCGCCCTGTTCGTCGGCGTGGCGTTGCGGCGCGGGACGCCGCTCGCCTCGTGCGGCTGCTTCGGGAAGGCGGACACGCCGCCGACGGTCCTGCACGCGGTCCTGAACCTGGGCGCGGTGGCGGCCGCGGTTGCGGTGGCGCTCGACCCCGGCGCGGGGCTCGGCGACGTCGTGGGCACCCAGCCCCTCGCCGGCGTCCCGTACCTCGCGCTCGTCGGGTGCGGCGCCGGCTTCGCCTACCTCGCCCTGTCGAGCCTGCCCCAGCTGCTGCTGCTCGTGCACCCGAGAGAGGGATCGGCATGA